A genomic window from Candidatus Krumholzibacteriia bacterium includes:
- a CDS encoding CoA-binding protein, whose protein sequence is AYPINPKADEVEGHEAYADLGSLPETPRGISVITPPAVTEKVVESAADAGVEFVWMQPGAESPEAVRKAEERGLRVIADGSCLLVAVGYREG, encoded by the coding sequence GGCCTATCCCATCAACCCGAAGGCCGACGAGGTCGAGGGCCACGAGGCCTACGCCGACCTCGGCTCGCTGCCGGAGACCCCGCGCGGGATCTCGGTGATCACGCCCCCTGCGGTGACCGAGAAGGTCGTGGAATCGGCCGCCGACGCCGGCGTGGAGTTCGTGTGGATGCAGCCGGGCGCGGAGAGCCCCGAGGCGGTGCGCAAGGCCGAGGAGCGAGGCCTGCGCGTGATTGCCGACGGTAGCTGCCTGCTCGTGGCCGTGGGCTACCGCGAGGGCTGA